Below is a window of Campylobacter canadensis DNA.
ACATCAGCAGTACAAACCGCTGCAGCTTCAATACTAGTTGCTTCTTCGTGTCCGTGATGAGCGTAAATTGCATTTAATACAACTGCGTGTTCTTTGTGTCTTTTACAAATCATAGCACCTAAATCAACATGCGAACCTTCATAATCATGAGTTAATGCTTTACCAATATCATGCAAAATTCCTGCTCTTCTTGCTAATCTTGCATTACCACCACATTCATCAGCAATTATTCCTGCTAAATGCGCAACTTCTAAACTATGTGTTAGTGCATTTTGACCATAACTTGCACGGTATTTTAATCTTCCGATTAATCTTATTAGCTCAGGAGCCATTTTTGTAAGCCCTAAATCCATTACAACTTCTTGACCACTATTAAACATTTCTTCTTCAAATTCGTTTGAAACTCTTTCGTGTAATTCTTCTATTCTCGCAGGTTGAATTCTTCCATCTTCAATAAGCAGTTCAATAACTTTTTTAGCAATAGCTCTTCTTAATACATTAAAAGAACTAATAATAATAGCATTAGGCGTATCATCAATAATAACATCAACCCCTAAAACCATTTCAAGCGTTTTTATATTTCTACCTTCTTTACCAATAATCCTGCCTTTTAAATCATCGCTTTTTAAATTAATTACACTAATTAATCTTTCGCTAACATACTCTCCTGCATATCTTGTTGTTGCTTGAGCTAAAATATAACCAGCCTTTGCTTTTGCTTGACTTTTTGCTTCTTCTTCATATTTTCTAACTATATGTGCTATTTCTGCTCTTGATTGCTCTTTTACATTATTTAAAACTAATTCTTTACCTTCTTCTTGGGTAAGTCCGCTTACATTTTCTATAGTTTTTAAAAGTTCTTTTGTTTTTAAATCATAATATTCTTTTAATTTTAAATTCTCTTGTTTTTCATCGGCAATTTGTATTTGAAGTTGCTCTACTACTTGTTTTTCTTTATTAAAACTTTCTTGCATAACACATAAATTATGCTCTTTTTTTTCAAGCTCTAAAAGTTTAAAATTAAAATCTTTTTGCAAATTATTTGATAATTCTTCATAGGTTTTTTTGTATCTTAACTCTATTTTTGTCTCGCTAGTTTTTGCATTTTCTAGCACCTTATCTGCATTTTGTAATATCTTTTCAGCTTCATATTCAATAGCTTTAGCTTTAGCCTTAGCCTGTTCTTCGTGAATTTTAAAATGTGCATCGTTTATTTTTTTTGCAATGCAATAACCGATGATTAATCCTAAAATTAGAACAATAGGAAGCGATATAATTTCTCCTACACTCATTATTACTCTCTTTTCTTACATAAAATTTATTTGATGTGATATAAATATCAGCTTGTAAATCTTGTTTAGAACAAATCTTAAAATCAACAAGACTTTGCTTATTTTGAATAAAAATAATTAATAAATTATTATAATTTGTAAAAGTCTTGTCATAATAACCCTTACCAAAACCAATTCTTCTTAAATTACAATCAACTCCAAGACTTGGAATAATAGCCAAATCTATCTTATTTATAGCCCTTTTTGATATGCTTTCTTTTACTTTAAATTTTTTTTGTACTAATGGGTATCTTAATTTAACAATTTTTAATTTTCCATCTTCAAGCATAATTGGGCTAAAAAGCTGATATTTGCTTAATTTCCTTTTAAATTTAAGTAAATTTACTTCTTTTTTTAAAGGAATATAAAGTAAAATATTTTTTAATTTTTTATTAATCTTAAGTATTTTTTTTATATCCTTAAAAATCTTATAATCGTATGAAAAATTGTAATTTTTTTTTCTAAAATTTGCTCTTATTAATTTTTTATCCATAATATATCCTACAAAATCCAAAATACTTATAATTAAAAAAGGTTACAAATGAATTTTAAAACTATATTTTTTGCAATATTTATAATATTTTTTATATCTTGTGGCGATAATGAAAATAAAGAAAATAATACAAATAACCAACAAGAACAAAAAGAAAGTAACGCAGATAATTTTAATAAATTTTCTACAATTTCTTTGCAATTTAGCAATTCTTCAATAGGCTTAGGCTTAAAAAGAACAAATGAAAATAACAAAAATTTAGAATTTATAAATAATGATAATAGAGCTATTATGTTTATATTTTTTACAACTTGGTGCATTCCTTGTAAGGCTGAAATACCGCATTTAAACAATCTTTATCAAAAATACAAAGATAAAATAAGATTTATAGGTATTTTATTAGAAGATAAAAGCGATAAAGAATTAAAAGAATTTATTGAAAGTAATAATATAAATTATGAAATAGCAAATTCTGATGCAAATTATTTATTTGTAAAATCTATTGATGGAGTAAGCGGAATTCCTTATATGATGTTATATAACAACAAAGGTAAAAATATAAACAACTACTTAGGTGCTGTATATGAAGAAATGCTTGATATAGATATTCAAAAGGTAATCCAATGATAGATTTTTTTAAAAAAGGCTTAAACAAAACCCTAGAAGCAATCAAAGGTGTAAAAACAAATAATGATAAAATAAACAAAGATTTATTAGAAGAAATGCTAATAAGCGCTGATATCACCTATGAAATTGTAGAAGAAATACTATATTACCTACCGCCAAGCGATATAGTAAAAAAAGATGATTTGTATAATGTTATGAGTTCTTATTTTATGTACGAACATAAAAATAATACAACAAATAAACCCTTTGTAGAATTAATCTTAGGAGTAAATGGAGTTGGAAAAACAACTAGCATTGGAAAGCTTAGTTCTTTTTATAAAAATCAAGGAAAAAAAGTTTTGCTAGGCGCTTGTGATACTTTTAGAGCTGGGGCAATTATGCAGCTTGAATTGTGGGCTAACAAAAATAATTGCGATATTGTAAGCACCAAGCAAGGTCATGACCCAAGTGCAGTTGCTTTTGATACTATTACAAAGGCAATAAGTAAAGGCTATGATAATGTTATTTTAGATACAGCAGGAAGATTAGAAAATAAAAAAAATCTAGCAAATGAGCTAGAAAAAATAATTAGAATTTCAAATAAAGCTTTAGAAAACGCACCGCACAGAAAAATTTTAGTTTTAGATGCTACTCAAGGCAATAGTGGAATAAATCAGGCAAAAGTTTTTAATGATTTAGTTAAACTTGATGGAGTGATAATTACAAAGCTTGATGGCACGAGCAAGGGTGGGAGTTTATTTGCAATTGCTAGAGAGCTTGAAATACCTATTTTATATTTTGGTTATGGCGAAGGCGTAAATGATTTAGCGCAATTTAGTCCTAGTAAATACTTAAATGTATTACTAGATGGGATTTTTAATAATGGCTAAAAAAAAGCAAGTATTATTTGAATGCCAAGCTTGTGGAAATAGACAAATTAAATTCTTAGGAAAATGCCCTGAATGCGGTGTTTTTAATAGTTTTTTAGAACTAAATGAAGAACAAATTAATCATTTAAAAAACGAAGATAAAAAAATAAACAAAGAAGAAGCCTTAAGCATTTGTGATATTCAAATAGAAACAATAGATAAATTCACAAGCTTTGATAATGAGCTTGATTTAGTTTTAGGCGGCGGAATTGTAAAAGGGTCTTTAATTTTACTTGGTGGTTCGCCTGGAGTTGGTAAATCTACGCTTTTGCTAAAAATTGCTGCAAATTTAGCAAAAAATAATAAAAAAGTCTTATATGTTAGTGCAGAAGAAAGCAAATCTCAAATAAAAATCCGTGCAAACAGACTAAATGCAAATGAAAAAAATCTTTTTTTACTAACCGAACTTTGCTTTGAAAATATAAAAGATGAACTAATTAAAAATCAATATGATTTGCTAATAATAGATAGCATTCAAACAATTTATTCAGAAAATATAAATTCTTGTGCAGGTTCAATTACCCAAGTAAGAGAACTAACCTTTGAACTTATGAAAATTAGCAAAAGTAAAAATATAAGCACCTTTGTCATTGGACATATTACAAAAGAAGGTTCAATAGCAGGTCCAAGAGTGCTTGAGCATATGGTTGATGTTGTTTTATATTTTGAGGGCGATACAGGAAAAGAATTAAGAATTTTGCGTGGTTTTAAAAATCGTTTTGGAAGTACTAGCGAGATTGGAATTTGGCAAATGAGCGAAAACGGGCTGATAGCTGCTTCAAAAAGTAAATTTTTAAATAGAAATAAAAAACAAGCAGGAACAGCTCTTACAATAATAATGGAAGGAAGTAGAGCAATCACCCTTGAAGTACAAGCTCTTGTTTGTGAAAGCTCTTACCCAAAAAGAAGTGCAACAGGCTTTGATAGAAATAGACTTGATATGATTTTAGCCCTTTTAGAAAAAAAACTTGAAATCCCACTTAGAAACTACGATGTGTTTATAAATATTAGCGGAGGTATAAAGGTTAATGAAACAGGAGCTGATTTGGCAGTAGCAGCTGCTATAATATCAAGTTTTAAAAATAGAATTTTAAGTAGTGAAAGTGTTTTTATAGGCGAACTTAGCTTAAATGGTAATATTTGTGAGATTTACAATCTTGACATTCGCTTAAACGAAGCTAAAAACCAAGCTTTTAAAAATGCTATAATACCTAATCAAACCAATTTTAAAGGAATAAAATGTTTTATCGCAAAAGAACTTTCTCAAGTGTTAGAATGGATGTAAAAAGAGCTTTTACCTTATTAGAGCTTGTGGTTGTAGTTGTTTTAGTTGCTATTTTAAGCAGCGTTGCAGTATCAAAAATCCATACTGGAAGCAAACTAGATGAATATGTTTATAACTTATTAAACGATATTAGATACACACAAATACTAGCACTAAGCTACGATGCTTATAATGGCAGTACTAACTTTGATCAAATTAAAAATTCATATTATCTTAATTTTGGTACAAATTGTTATAGCATTTTTTTTAATAAAAGCACTCAAGAGATAATCAATGATTATATGGGTTCTAATAGTAAATTAGAATGTAAACAAGGTTCAAGAACATATTTAGATGGATTAGCAATAACTGGTAATCCTATTGGTTTTGATTATCTAGGTCGTCCTATTATTAGTGACGGCATTGCTAATACACCAAGCGAAATCACATTAAAATACAATAGTGAGGAAAAAATAATAACAATACAGCCATACACAGGCTATTTATCGGTAAAATAATATGAATAAAGAATTATATTTTAATATTAAAGATAAATATCCTAATGTAAGGATAATTGCTGTAAGCAAATACACAAGCGATGAAAACATAAAAGAGCTATTTTCACTAGGTCATAAAGAATTTGCAGAAAATAAGGTTCAAGATTTACTTAGAAAAAAAGAAGAGCTTTCAAAAGAAATTTCTTGGCATTTTATTGGAAATTTACAAAAAAATAAAATAAACCATCTAATAAAAACAAAACCTATTTTATGGCAAAGTTGTACTAGCTTTGCTCTTGCACACGAAGTAGATAAAAGACTTGATTATAAACTTGATTGCCTTTTGCAAATCAACTCGTCTTGCGAAGATAGCAAAAGTGGAATAAGCACTCAACAAGCTTTAGATGAGTATTTAAAAATACAAAATGAATGTAGTAATTTAAACCTAATAGGCATTATGTGTATTGGTGCAATTGATGAAAAATACACTCAAAAAAGTTTTGAAGACTGCTATAAAATTTATGAAGAAGTAAAAAAATACGGAGCAAAAATATGCTCAATGGGAATGAGTTCTGATTACGAACTAGCAATTAAATGCGGTTCTAATATGATAAGATTAGGCTCAATTTTATTTAAGTGATTTAAAAGCTATTTTTTTACTTAAACAAGTTTGTCTTAGTAAGATTAAATAATTTTATTGGAAATTGCTTCCAATAAAATCAATATCCTTCATTTTCTGAAATTTGATACTCTAATTCTTCTAATTTCTCATCAATTTCATAAATTTTTTCTTTTAATTTTTCAATTTCTTGAACTAATCTATCATAAGAGCCTTTCTCGCTATTATTTTTAACTTGCTTTAAAATATTTAGCTCTGCTCTAATTTTTTCAATCTCATTTTGCAAGCTATCATTAACAACCACCTTACTAGCTGCACTCTTAACTTCGCTTACTTTTTGTGCTTTTACATTTTCTTTTACGCTTTCTTTTGCACTTTCTTTTGCTTTTGTATTTGTTTTTTTAGTGCTTGTTGTTGCTTTTTTGCTACTTTCATTGCTTTTTTTAACACTAGTTTTTGCACTAGTTTTAGCTTTTTTTTCTGCCATATTTTCTCCTTAAATTATAAAAAAACCGCATTTTAGATATAAATAATTAACCTTCGTTTAAAAAGCTATTAATTTTTTTTATAATATTTTTTTCTGTTAGGTTTGAGATTTCTCCTTTATACTCTCCTTTATCGTTTATAAAATATAACGATGAACTGTGTGCTACTGTGTAAAGCGCTTCTGAATCTTGATATACATATTCATATTTCACACCATAGTTTTTTGCTATTTTAACAAGCTCTTCTTCGCTTGGAACTAATCCTATTGAATTTTCTTGAAAGAATTTTACATATTCTTCAACGCTTTTTACATCATCTCTTTTAGGGTCAAGCGTTATAAAAACTAATTTTATATTTTTATTATCAAGCTTAGCTAAAACATCACTTGCTCTACTAAGTGAAAAAGGGCAAACATCAGGGCATAAAGTGTAACCAAAATAAATAAGCAAATTTTCGCCTTTAAAATCTTTTAACGAGTAATTTTTATCAAGCCCTTGTAAATTAAAATCATATTTATTCTCGCTACAAGCACTTAATAAAAAAAGCAAAAATACGAGTATAATTTTTTTCATAATAACTACCTTTTTACATCAAAATCAATGTATAAATTTAAACTTTTTTCCCCACTAAATAATTCTAATCTATATCTCATAATGTTTTCAGCACAAGCACTAAAAACTAAATCAGCATAATAATCTTTATTGTTTTTACTTGAAAATTCTTCTACAATATCGCCCATATACATATTTAATCCATAAAATCTTGCATTTAAATTATCTATTTTTCCAAGATTTTTTATATGTAGAGTGTTTTCTACCATTATTTCTAAGGGCTGCTTTTGAAAATAAATCTCAATTTCTTTATTATTAAATTCTAAAAAACAATGCTCTTTATTTAAATTGCATTCTAAGGGAGTTAATTCAGTAATCAACTCTCTTTTTTTAAAATTTTGCTTAGGATAAAAAATAATTACAATTGCAATAAAAATTATTACAAATAATAAAATAAATATTTTTTTCATTAGTGATGTTTATGCGCTTTTATTGCTTTTGATGGAATATCTTTTAAAACTATTTCTTCATTATTATCAAATTTTAATTTTACATCAAGTTTTGTATCATCAACTATTGGCTCTTTAATATCAAAAAGCATAATATGTAAACTTTTTGGCTTTAATTCAACACTTGAATGAGCTGGTATTACAATATCTTTTACTCTTACCATTTTCATCATTCCGTTTTCATGTAAATGAGTGTGCAATTCTGTTGTTTTAGCATAAGATGAATTAGCATCAATTAAACTTATATCCTTATCGCTAGTATTTTCAATATTCATAAAAATTGCTGAATTTTTTGCATTTGGCATACTTTGTTTTACATAAGCATCTTTAATTACTATATCTGCACTAAAAGCAAATAAACTTAAACCTAAAACTAGGACTGTTTTTTTAAACATTTTTTCTCCTTTTGTATTGTAATTTTGATAATCATAAATATAAATAATTAATGTTTGATATTTTTTATTATTAACAATAGCATTAAGTATAAATTTTATAATCATTAGTTTTAATAATTTTAGGGAGTTTTTATGAAAAAAATAATATTTTTTATCTTGACTATAAATTTATTTGCTACTGATTTAACGCAACTTTATTTAAAAGAAGGTATAAAAGCAGTTGAAAAAAAACTACAAGAAAACATAACAAAAACGGATTTTTGGAAAAACGAACTTAAAGATTTAGACCTAGAATACGGGTATTATAGCGATGATGCAATGATAATAATAGTAGATAAAACTAGTAAGAATTTTGAAGTTTATGAAGAACAAGACAATAAATTAAAAAAGATTTTTGAGCAAATTGTAATTACTGGCTTAATGGGAGAGAAAAAAATTGAAGGAGATTTAAAAACCCCTATTGGTTTTTATGAAGTTTTAAAAGAAATAAATCCGCCTGAATACTATGGTCCAACAGCCTTTGTGTTATCATATCCAAATTTATTAGACAAAGCACAAAATAAAACAGGTTCTGGCATTTGGATTCACGGTTTTCCACTTGATGGAGATGTAAGATATGATGCTTATAAAACAAAGGGCTGTGTAGTAATGACAAACGATGTTTTGCTTGATTTTAAAGAATTGCTAAAAAATAAAAAAGCCTATGTTTTAATTAATGAAAAAGGTCAAAGCAAAACAAACATTGATGAAATTTCTTTATTATTATCAAATCTATTTAAGTGGAAAAATGCTTGGACAAATAGCGATACAAAAGAATATTTATCTTTTTATAGTGAAGATTTTGTACGCTTTGATGGTATGAAATTTGCAAAATTTAAAGAACAAAAAGAAATAATTTTTAAAAGAAAGGAAAATAAAATTATTAACTTTTCAAACATTTCAATAAGCCCATACCCTAATATTGAAAACAAAAAACTTTTTAGAATTTCTTTTAGTGAAGATTACAAAAGCGATAATTATTCTTTTGTTGGAGAAAAGACAATTTATGTTGAGTTATTAAATGATAAATTCTTAATTTTAACAGAGCAATAAAATGGCTTATATTACAATAAATAAAGAAAATTATTTTTATAATTTAAATGAGTGTTTAAAACATATAAATAATAATATTGATAATTTTGTTTTAATATTAAAAGACAATGCCTATGGGCATGGATTATTGCAAATCTCAAATCTAGCTTTAGAATTTGGGATTAACTTCATTGCCTTAAAAAATCAAAATGAAGCAGAAGAAGTTAAAAATAAATTCAAAAATATCTTATTACTTTCTCAACTAGCACAAGATTATGAAAGTAATGAAAACTATATTTTAGGAATAAATTCTCTTGATTATTTTAACTACACAAAGAAAAACGATAAAATAATGCTAAAGTTAAATACAGGTATGAATAGAAACGGCTTGCAAATTAATGAATTAAAACAAGCAATTAAAATAATAAAAGAGCAAAAATTAAGATTTTTAGGCGCTTACACTCATTTTTCAAGTCCAAATAATATTGACAAACAAAAAAAACTTTATAAAGAATATTGTACTTATTTACAAGATAATTATGATGAAAAATTATTTTTTCATTCAAGTAATTCTAGTGCGGTTTTTTTAAATAAGAATGATGATTTAGCTGCAAGATGCGGTTTAGCACAATTTGGTTTTTGCGATGTGGAGGCTAATTTAAAGCCAGTTATGAGCCTATATGCACAAAAATTATCTTCAAGAACAATACAAAAAGATGAAATAATAGGCTATGATGAAAGATTTAAAGCTACAAAATCAATGCTTGTTTCAACATATGATTTAGGTTATGCTGATGGCTTAATTTATAAAGAAAATATAAAAATAAAAAATAATATTAAAATTCTAGGCAAAATTTCAATGGATAGTTTTGTATGTGAAAGCAATCAAAATGAACTTTGCATTTTTGATAATGCTTATGAATTTGCAAAAGAATTTAACACAACCGTCTATGAAATTTTTGTTAGACTAAATCAAAATATTAAAAAAATTATAATTTAAGGAAAAAAATGCTTATTTTTGGTCTTGATTTCATAAATAATAAAAAAATAGGTTTTAATAATGATAGTAAGATACAATGTATTGATTTTGATGAAAAAAATATAAAAGAAAATTCTGCAGTTTTTTGTAATGATATTAATGAAATTTTAATTGCAAATGCACTAAATGCAGCCTTTATTATCCCTAATAAATCAATTTTAAACGACTGTGTTAATTTAGCAGAATATTATTTATTTGATAGCAAAATTTTAAGCCTTGTAAAAACAAAAGAAGAGCTTTTTAAAGCTGCAAAATTAAAATGCGATGCTGTTTTTGTGTGCGAATACAACGAAAAGTATAAAGAATATTTTTTATAAATGTTATGCTTTAAATGCAATAATTTTAGCCTTTTTACCTTTTGCTCTAAATGTAAAAAAGAGCTTTTAGATTTTAAAATTAAAAGAAGAATTATAGAAGATAAATTGGTAGTATATTCATTTTACGAATATTCAAAAATAAAAAAATTACTTTCACACAAACACTATTTAAGTGGATATTTTGTATTAAACAACCTTGCAAAATTCAGCCTTAAAAGGTTTGATTTTTGCCTAGAAGAAAAAGTAAATATTATAGCAGTTGATGATGATATAAAAAGTGGTTATTCTCACACAAGCATTTTAGCAAAACACCTACAAAATAAAAACGCAAAAGCACTTTATTCTGCAATA
It encodes the following:
- the radA gene encoding DNA repair protein RadA, whose translation is MAKKKQVLFECQACGNRQIKFLGKCPECGVFNSFLELNEEQINHLKNEDKKINKEEALSICDIQIETIDKFTSFDNELDLVLGGGIVKGSLILLGGSPGVGKSTLLLKIAANLAKNNKKVLYVSAEESKSQIKIRANRLNANEKNLFLLTELCFENIKDELIKNQYDLLIIDSIQTIYSENINSCAGSITQVRELTFELMKISKSKNISTFVIGHITKEGSIAGPRVLEHMVDVVLYFEGDTGKELRILRGFKNRFGSTSEIGIWQMSENGLIAASKSKFLNRNKKQAGTALTIIMEGSRAITLEVQALVCESSYPKRSATGFDRNRLDMILALLEKKLEIPLRNYDVFINISGGIKVNETGADLAVAAAIISSFKNRILSSESVFIGELSLNGNICEIYNLDIRLNEAKNQAFKNAIIPNQTNFKGIKCFIAKELSQVLEWM
- a CDS encoding 5-formyltetrahydrofolate cyclo-ligase; amino-acid sequence: MDKKLIRANFRKKNYNFSYDYKIFKDIKKILKINKKLKNILLYIPLKKEVNLLKFKRKLSKYQLFSPIMLEDGKLKIVKLRYPLVQKKFKVKESISKRAINKIDLAIIPSLGVDCNLRRIGFGKGYYDKTFTNYNNLLIIFIQNKQSLVDFKICSKQDLQADIYITSNKFYVRKESNNECRRNYIASYCSNFRINHRLLHCKKNKRCTF
- a CDS encoding prepilin-type N-terminal cleavage/methylation domain-containing protein, which translates into the protein MFYRKRTFSSVRMDVKRAFTLLELVVVVVLVAILSSVAVSKIHTGSKLDEYVYNLLNDIRYTQILALSYDAYNGSTNFDQIKNSYYLNFGTNCYSIFFNKSTQEIINDYMGSNSKLECKQGSRTYLDGLAITGNPIGFDYLGRPIISDGIANTPSEITLKYNSEEKIITIQPYTGYLSVK
- a CDS encoding SCO family protein — its product is MKKIILVFLLFLLSACSENKYDFNLQGLDKNYSLKDFKGENLLIYFGYTLCPDVCPFSLSRASDVLAKLDNKNIKLVFITLDPKRDDVKSVEEYVKFFQENSIGLVPSEEELVKIAKNYGVKYEYVYQDSEALYTVAHSSSLYFINDKGEYKGEISNLTEKNIIKKINSFLNEG
- a CDS encoding alanine racemase — its product is MAYITINKENYFYNLNECLKHINNNIDNFVLILKDNAYGHGLLQISNLALEFGINFIALKNQNEAEEVKNKFKNILLLSQLAQDYESNENYILGINSLDYFNYTKKNDKIMLKLNTGMNRNGLQINELKQAIKIIKEQKLRFLGAYTHFSSPNNIDKQKKLYKEYCTYLQDNYDEKLFFHSSNSSAVFLNKNDDLAARCGLAQFGFCDVEANLKPVMSLYAQKLSSRTIQKDEIIGYDERFKATKSMLVSTYDLGYADGLIYKENIKIKNNIKILGKISMDSFVCESNQNELCIFDNAYEFAKEFNTTVYEIFVRLNQNIKKIII
- a CDS encoding TlpA family protein disulfide reductase, whose product is MNFKTIFFAIFIIFFISCGDNENKENNTNNQQEQKESNADNFNKFSTISLQFSNSSIGLGLKRTNENNKNLEFINNDNRAIMFIFFTTWCIPCKAEIPHLNNLYQKYKDKIRFIGILLEDKSDKELKEFIESNNINYEIANSDANYLFVKSIDGVSGIPYMMLYNNKGKNINNYLGAVYEEMLDIDIQKVIQ
- a CDS encoding L,D-transpeptidase family protein, with translation MKKIIFFILTINLFATDLTQLYLKEGIKAVEKKLQENITKTDFWKNELKDLDLEYGYYSDDAMIIIVDKTSKNFEVYEEQDNKLKKIFEQIVITGLMGEKKIEGDLKTPIGFYEVLKEINPPEYYGPTAFVLSYPNLLDKAQNKTGSGIWIHGFPLDGDVRYDAYKTKGCVVMTNDVLLDFKELLKNKKAYVLINEKGQSKTNIDEISLLLSNLFKWKNAWTNSDTKEYLSFYSEDFVRFDGMKFAKFKEQKEIIFKRKENKIINFSNISISPYPNIENKKLFRISFSEDYKSDNYSFVGEKTIYVELLNDKFLILTEQ
- the ftsY gene encoding signal recognition particle-docking protein FtsY — protein: MIDFFKKGLNKTLEAIKGVKTNNDKINKDLLEEMLISADITYEIVEEILYYLPPSDIVKKDDLYNVMSSYFMYEHKNNTTNKPFVELILGVNGVGKTTSIGKLSSFYKNQGKKVLLGACDTFRAGAIMQLELWANKNNCDIVSTKQGHDPSAVAFDTITKAISKGYDNVILDTAGRLENKKNLANELEKIIRISNKALENAPHRKILVLDATQGNSGINQAKVFNDLVKLDGVIITKLDGTSKGGSLFAIARELEIPILYFGYGEGVNDLAQFSPSKYLNVLLDGIFNNG
- a CDS encoding YggS family pyridoxal phosphate-dependent enzyme — protein: MNKELYFNIKDKYPNVRIIAVSKYTSDENIKELFSLGHKEFAENKVQDLLRKKEELSKEISWHFIGNLQKNKINHLIKTKPILWQSCTSFALAHEVDKRLDYKLDCLLQINSSCEDSKSGISTQQALDEYLKIQNECSNLNLIGIMCIGAIDEKYTQKSFEDCYKIYEEVKKYGAKICSMGMSSDYELAIKCGSNMIRLGSILFK
- a CDS encoding copper chaperone PCu(A)C gives rise to the protein MIIKFILNAIVNNKKYQTLIIYIYDYQNYNTKGEKMFKKTVLVLGLSLFAFSADIVIKDAYVKQSMPNAKNSAIFMNIENTSDKDISLIDANSSYAKTTELHTHLHENGMMKMVRVKDIVIPAHSSVELKPKSLHIMLFDIKEPIVDDTKLDVKLKFDNNEEIVLKDIPSKAIKAHKHH
- the rny gene encoding ribonuclease Y, which gives rise to MSVGEIISLPIVLILGLIIGYCIAKKINDAHFKIHEEQAKAKAKAIEYEAEKILQNADKVLENAKTSETKIELRYKKTYEELSNNLQKDFNFKLLELEKKEHNLCVMQESFNKEKQVVEQLQIQIADEKQENLKLKEYYDLKTKELLKTIENVSGLTQEEGKELVLNNVKEQSRAEIAHIVRKYEEEAKSQAKAKAGYILAQATTRYAGEYVSERLISVINLKSDDLKGRIIGKEGRNIKTLEMVLGVDVIIDDTPNAIIISSFNVLRRAIAKKVIELLIEDGRIQPARIEELHERVSNEFEEEMFNSGQEVVMDLGLTKMAPELIRLIGRLKYRASYGQNALTHSLEVAHLAGIIADECGGNARLARRAGILHDIGKALTHDYEGSHVDLGAMICKRHKEHAVVLNAIYAHHGHEEATSIEAAAVCTADVLSAARPGARREVLEAFLKRVSDLEEIAKKRTQVKKAYAINAGREIRIIVNAKLINDDESILLAKEIAQEIESNMQFPGEVKVNVIRETRAVEIAK
- a CDS encoding ComF family protein, with translation MLCFKCNNFSLFTFCSKCKKELLDFKIKRRIIEDKLVVYSFYEYSKIKKLLSHKHYLSGYFVLNNLAKFSLKRFDFCLEEKVNIIAVDDDIKSGYSHTSILAKHLQNKNAKALYSAIFKSKNISYKGKSKSFRKANKKGFYLVKKPKYPVILVDDILTTGSTLMQAYKMLKKEKIRVLFAVVLADVKD